A genomic stretch from Lathyrus oleraceus cultivar Zhongwan6 chromosome 2, CAAS_Psat_ZW6_1.0, whole genome shotgun sequence includes:
- the LOC127121402 gene encoding uncharacterized protein LOC127121402 encodes MDLSRLMVYYLDSLSGDWSKYPSMKKTVDAAILKFRSKKNYRNRKDITWIRVQCPQQNNSVDCGFFVLRFMRDIIALNRIDIPKMYFEEYKSYSRAHLDEMKDELCQFIVDQRII; translated from the exons atggatctttcgagactaatggtgtattatctcgattcgttatcgggtgattggagtaaatatccgagtatgaagaagacggttgacgc ggcaatactaaaatttagatcgaaaaagaattaccgtaataggaaggacattacctggatcagagttcag tgtcctcagcaaaacaattcggtcgattgcggattttttgtattgagatttatgagagatatcattgcgttgaatcgtatagacatcccaaaaatg tactttgaggaatacaaatcttactcaagagctcatttggatgaaatgaaggatgaattgtgtcaattcattgttgatcaaagaatcatatag